A section of the Leptotrichia buccalis C-1013-b genome encodes:
- a CDS encoding class II fructose-bisphosphate aldolase, with amino-acid sequence MKYHYKDLGLVNTKEMFAKANKEGYAVPAFNFNNMEQLQGIIEACVEEGSPVILQVSTGARKYIGKEMLPWLAKAATAYVEASGSDIPVALHLDHGPNYAEAKDCIEYGFSSVMYDGSHHPYDENVAEAKQVADFAHEHDVTVEAELGVLAGIEDDVVAAEHVYTQPDEVEDFVSKTGVDSLAIAIGTSHGAHKFKPGDDPKLRLDILAEIEKRIPGFPIVLHGSSAVPHQFVEMINQYGGQIADAIGIPDSELRKAAKSAVAKINVDTDGRLAFTAGIREVFAKKPGEFDPRKYVGPAKDYMKEYYKDKIRNVFGSNGAYKAGAARK; translated from the coding sequence ATGAAATATCATTACAAAGATTTAGGATTAGTAAACACTAAAGAAATGTTTGCTAAAGCAAACAAAGAAGGTTATGCGGTACCTGCCTTTAACTTTAACAACATGGAACAATTACAAGGAATTATTGAAGCATGTGTTGAAGAAGGTTCGCCAGTAATTCTTCAAGTTTCAACAGGTGCAAGAAAATATATTGGTAAGGAAATGTTACCTTGGCTTGCAAAAGCTGCAACAGCTTATGTAGAAGCATCTGGATCAGACATTCCAGTAGCATTGCACTTGGATCATGGTCCAAATTATGCTGAAGCAAAAGACTGTATCGAATATGGATTCTCATCAGTAATGTATGATGGTTCTCATCACCCATACGATGAAAATGTTGCAGAAGCAAAACAAGTTGCTGACTTCGCTCACGAACACGATGTAACAGTTGAAGCTGAATTAGGAGTTTTAGCTGGAATTGAAGATGATGTAGTAGCAGCAGAACACGTTTACACTCAACCTGATGAAGTTGAAGACTTCGTATCAAAAACAGGAGTTGATTCATTAGCAATCGCAATCGGAACTTCTCACGGAGCTCATAAATTCAAACCAGGAGACGATCCTAAATTAAGATTAGATATCCTAGCAGAAATTGAAAAAAGAATCCCTGGATTCCCAATCGTATTACACGGTTCATCAGCAGTACCACACCAATTTGTTGAAATGATTAACCAATATGGTGGACAAATTGCAGACGCAATTGGTATCCCTGATTCAGAATTAAGAAAAGCCGCTAAATCAGCAGTAGCTAAAATTAACGTAGATACTGACGGAAGATTAGCTTTCACAGCAGGAATTAGAGAAGTATTCGCTAAAAAACCTGGAGAATTTGACCCAAGAAAATATGTAGGACCTGCAAAAGACTACATGAAAGAATACTACAAAGATAAAATCAGAAACGTATTCGGATCAAATGGAGCTTACAAAGCTGGAGCTGCAAGAAAATAA
- a CDS encoding CTP synthase — protein MDKQINTTKYIFVTGGVVSSLGKGIVASSLGRLLKERGYKVTIQKFDPYINVDPGTMSPYQHGEVFVTEDGAETDLDLGHYERFINENLTKYNNLTTGKIMSKIIAKERRGEFLGGTVQTVPHMTDEIKYNVIKAAEENDSDIVITEIGGTIGDIESDPFIEAIRQLKREVGRKNIAYIHVTLLPYLKAAGELKTKPTQHSVKMLQGLGISPDVIVVRSEHPVDQSIKKKISLFCDIDEEAVIESLDAESLYEIPLTMEKLGLADVICKHFKIKNEKPLLTEWTNMVEKFKNPKKLVKVAVVGKYIELKDAYISIHESIEHAGFNLDTKVEINYFKAGEFDVKKLADYDGILVPGGFGDRGVDGKVEAIKFARENNIPFFGICLGMQMACVEFARNVLGHKDATSTEFEKDTFYPVISLMEEQKGLKDMGGTMRLGAYPCILKDDSLAAKVYGKTEIAERHRHRYEFNNAYREEFEKAGMDIVGLSPDGNYVEVIEIKDHPYFIASQYHPEFKSRPNRPHPLFTGWIKAALKKRNEK, from the coding sequence ATGGATAAACAGATTAATACGACAAAATATATATTTGTTACAGGCGGAGTTGTTTCGTCACTTGGAAAGGGAATTGTTGCTTCTTCGCTAGGAAGATTATTGAAAGAAAGAGGATATAAGGTTACAATTCAGAAATTTGATCCATATATAAATGTGGATCCAGGAACTATGAGTCCTTATCAGCATGGGGAAGTTTTTGTGACTGAGGATGGAGCGGAAACTGACTTGGATTTGGGGCATTATGAAAGATTCATCAATGAAAATTTAACAAAGTATAATAATTTGACAACTGGGAAAATTATGTCGAAAATCATTGCGAAAGAGCGTCGTGGAGAGTTTTTAGGCGGAACTGTGCAAACTGTACCTCACATGACAGATGAAATTAAGTATAATGTTATAAAAGCGGCTGAAGAAAATGATTCGGATATTGTAATTACTGAAATTGGCGGAACAATTGGGGATATTGAAAGTGATCCGTTTATTGAAGCGATTCGTCAGTTGAAAAGGGAAGTTGGAAGAAAAAATATTGCGTACATCCATGTAACGTTATTACCGTATTTGAAAGCCGCTGGGGAGCTTAAGACAAAACCTACGCAACATAGCGTAAAAATGCTCCAAGGGCTTGGAATATCGCCAGATGTGATTGTAGTGAGAAGTGAACATCCCGTTGACCAAAGCATTAAGAAAAAAATATCACTTTTCTGTGATATTGACGAAGAAGCGGTTATTGAATCACTTGATGCAGAAAGTCTTTATGAAATTCCATTAACTATGGAAAAATTAGGACTTGCCGATGTAATTTGTAAACATTTTAAAATAAAAAATGAAAAGCCGTTATTAACTGAATGGACAAATATGGTTGAAAAATTCAAAAATCCTAAAAAACTTGTAAAAGTGGCAGTTGTCGGAAAATATATTGAGTTAAAGGACGCTTATATCAGTATTCATGAGTCAATTGAACACGCTGGATTTAATCTTGATACAAAAGTTGAGATTAACTATTTTAAGGCTGGAGAATTTGATGTGAAAAAACTGGCTGATTATGATGGAATTTTAGTGCCAGGAGGATTTGGTGACAGAGGAGTGGATGGGAAAGTTGAAGCGATTAAATTTGCGAGAGAAAATAATATTCCATTTTTTGGAATTTGTCTTGGAATGCAAATGGCATGCGTAGAGTTTGCAAGAAATGTTCTTGGTCATAAAGACGCTACTTCAACAGAATTTGAAAAAGATACATTTTATCCAGTTATCAGTTTGATGGAAGAACAAAAAGGATTAAAGGATATGGGTGGAACAATGCGTTTAGGAGCATATCCTTGCATATTAAAAGATGATAGTCTAGCGGCAAAAGTTTATGGAAAAACTGAAATTGCTGAAAGACACAGACATAGATATGAATTTAACAATGCTTACAGAGAAGAATTTGAAAAAGCTGGAATGGATATTGTAGGATTATCTCCAGACGGAAATTATGTGGAAGTAATCGAAATAAAAGATCATCCGTACTTCATAGCTTCACAATACCATCCAGAATTCAAAAGCCGTCCAAACCGTCCACATCCATTATTTACAGGCTGGATAAAAGCGGCATTAAAGAAACGAAATGAAAAGTAA
- a CDS encoding HPr family phosphocarrier protein produces the protein MASKTITMTNPTGLHTRPGGVFVAKAKEFESKVEVENEGKKVNGKSLLKLLSIGIKNGSEVTVHAEGPDADQAVEVLGELLATIRD, from the coding sequence ATGGCAAGTAAAACAATTACTATGACAAATCCTACAGGATTACATACAAGACCAGGTGGAGTATTTGTTGCTAAAGCAAAAGAATTTGAAAGTAAAGTTGAAGTTGAAAACGAAGGGAAAAAAGTAAACGGAAAATCTTTACTAAAATTATTATCAATTGGAATCAAAAATGGTTCAGAAGTTACAGTTCACGCTGAAGGACCTGATGCTGACCAAGCAGTTGAAGTTTTAGGAGAATTATTAGCAACAATCAGAGACTAA
- a CDS encoding transposase, which translates to MTEFEKEIQKIPSNDKVIGLDFSISELFVSSENQRADYPRYFRMLEEEFKKLQKSLSRKVKFSKNLYKQKAKISKLHEYIKNCLKHIMLWLLRI; encoded by the coding sequence TTGACAGAATTTGAAAAAGAAATTCAAAAAATACCAAGTAATGATAAAGTAATTGGGCTTGACTTTTCAATATCTGAATTATTTGTCAGTTCTGAAAACCAAAGGGCTGATTATCCAAGATATTTTAGGATGTTGGAAGAAGAGTTTAAAAAATTACAAAAGTCATTGTCAAGAAAAGTGAAATTTTCTAAAAATTTGTATAAGCAAAAAGCGAAAATATCAAAATTGCATGAATATATCAAAAATTGTCTGAAGCATATAATGCTGTGGTTGTTGAGGATCTGA
- the lpxK gene encoding tetraacyldisaccharide 4'-kinase produces the protein MKLLSIIYGFIVFLRNKLYDLNIFKEKKVDGVEIICIGNIVAGGAGKTPAVQYFVQKYLEKNKKVGILSRGYKGKRETDLLLVRDEKKIYATSKESGDEAYLHALNFQIPVVVCKNRYEGATFLNEKCGVETIIMDDGFQHRKLKKDKNIILIDATNPFGMDDYLPKGRLRESLDALKRADEIIITKSNYVSREEIAKIKERLAKYQKPISVASFEESYFYKLNFENRKKFGKINNENNIRNEKFPLEIIKNKNVLIFSSIANPAVFYQTIKKLNPSNIDEIKFTDHHVYTNEEILKIKEKSQNYDYVLTTEKDIVKIDKNIENLMILKMQFKIVEK, from the coding sequence ATGAAATTATTGTCGATTATATATGGATTTATCGTATTTTTACGAAATAAACTTTATGATTTGAATATTTTTAAAGAAAAAAAGGTTGATGGAGTGGAAATAATTTGCATTGGAAATATCGTGGCAGGTGGGGCTGGGAAAACACCAGCTGTGCAGTATTTTGTGCAAAAATATTTAGAAAAGAATAAAAAAGTTGGAATTCTGAGTCGAGGCTACAAGGGAAAACGGGAAACTGATTTACTGCTTGTACGGGATGAAAAAAAGATTTATGCCACTTCAAAGGAATCAGGAGATGAAGCCTATTTGCATGCCTTAAATTTTCAAATTCCTGTCGTAGTTTGTAAAAATCGTTATGAAGGTGCAACTTTTCTAAATGAAAAATGCGGTGTGGAAACAATTATTATGGATGACGGATTTCAGCATAGAAAACTGAAAAAGGATAAAAATATAATTCTGATTGATGCAACAAATCCTTTTGGAATGGACGATTATTTGCCAAAGGGACGATTGCGGGAGTCACTAGATGCTTTGAAGCGGGCTGATGAAATTATTATTACAAAAAGTAACTATGTTTCGAGAGAAGAAATTGCGAAAATTAAGGAAAGACTCGCAAAATATCAAAAACCGATTTCTGTTGCTTCTTTTGAAGAAAGTTATTTTTATAAATTAAATTTTGAAAATAGGAAAAAGTTTGGTAAAATAAATAATGAAAACAATATAAGAAATGAAAAATTTCCATTGGAAATTATTAAAAATAAAAATGTTCTGATTTTTTCTTCGATAGCAAATCCAGCTGTATTTTATCAGACAATAAAAAAATTAAATCCAAGTAATATTGATGAAATAAAATTTACAGATCATCACGTTTACACAAATGAAGAAATTTTGAAAATAAAGGAAAAATCTCAAAATTACGATTATGTTTTGACAACGGAAAAGGATATTGTGAAAATTGATAAAAATATAGAAAATTTAATGATTTTGAAAATGCAATTTAAAATTGTTGAAAAATAA
- a CDS encoding RNA-guided endonuclease InsQ/TnpB family protein, with the protein MKGMIQALNFGKSVGDNGWGMFLRMFEYKLMFLGKQFLRINKWFPSSKTCSKCGNVKEELKLSERSYKCECCGIEIDRDYNAALNIKNIGKEMMEY; encoded by the coding sequence ATGAAAGGGATGATTCAGGCATTAAATTTTGGGAAAAGTGTAGGAGATAATGGATGGGGAATGTTTTTGAGAATGTTTGAGTATAAACTGATGTTTTTAGGGAAACAATTTTTGAGGATAAATAAATGGTTTCCATCATCGAAAACTTGTAGTAAATGTGGAAACGTTAAAGAGGAACTTAAATTATCAGAAAGAAGTTATAAATGTGAGTGTTGCGGAATTGAAATTGATAGAGATTACAATGCGGCATTGAATATAAAAAACATTGGAAAAGAAATGATGGAATATTAG
- the serS gene encoding serine--tRNA ligase, translating into MLEMRYIRENADKVREYLKNRNSDFDLDSLLKFDEDRRNLLQEVEMLKKERNESSALIGKYKQEGKDPAELLARMQTVSAKIKELDQKVAEIDEKQLELAYTIPNKLSDTTPVGKDEDDNVEVRKWGTPREFDFEIKSHDELGVELGILDFERGAKLGGSRFTVYKNAAARLERALIAFMIDVHTGEHGFEEIFTPQLVRREMMVGTGQLPKFADDAYKIEGDEMYLIPTAEVTLTNLHNSEILDEEELPKYYCGYTACFRKEAGSGGRDLKGLIRQHQFNKVEMVKIVKPETSYDELEKMVNCAEKILQKLELPYRVLALCSGDLGFSAAKTYDLEVWVPSQGKYREISSCSNTEDFQARRAMIKYREKETGKSHFVHTLNGSGLAVGRTLLAIMENYQQDDGTIKVPEVLVPYMGGMTVIK; encoded by the coding sequence ATGTTGGAAATGAGATACATAAGAGAAAATGCTGATAAAGTCAGAGAATATTTAAAAAATAGAAATAGTGACTTTGATTTGGATTCATTACTGAAATTTGATGAGGATAGAAGAAATTTACTTCAGGAAGTGGAAATGCTGAAGAAGGAAAGAAATGAGTCAAGTGCATTGATAGGAAAATATAAACAGGAAGGAAAAGATCCTGCTGAATTACTTGCGAGAATGCAGACTGTCAGTGCAAAGATTAAGGAACTTGATCAAAAGGTAGCAGAAATTGATGAAAAGCAGCTGGAACTTGCTTATACGATTCCAAACAAATTAAGTGATACGACTCCAGTTGGAAAAGATGAAGATGATAATGTGGAAGTTAGAAAATGGGGAACTCCAAGAGAGTTTGACTTTGAAATAAAATCACATGATGAACTAGGAGTAGAATTAGGGATTTTGGACTTTGAAAGAGGGGCAAAACTTGGTGGTTCAAGATTTACAGTTTATAAAAATGCGGCGGCAAGACTGGAAAGAGCGTTGATTGCGTTTATGATTGATGTTCATACTGGGGAACATGGATTTGAGGAGATTTTTACGCCACAATTAGTTAGACGGGAAATGATGGTGGGGACAGGACAACTTCCAAAATTTGCTGATGATGCCTATAAAATTGAAGGCGATGAAATGTATTTGATTCCAACGGCAGAAGTTACACTTACAAATTTACATAACAGCGAAATTCTGGATGAAGAGGAATTGCCTAAATATTACTGCGGATATACAGCTTGCTTCAGAAAGGAAGCAGGTTCTGGAGGACGTGACTTAAAAGGGCTTATAAGACAGCACCAGTTTAATAAAGTGGAAATGGTAAAAATTGTAAAACCCGAAACTTCTTATGATGAACTTGAAAAAATGGTAAACTGTGCAGAAAAAATATTACAAAAATTGGAATTGCCATATAGAGTGCTCGCACTTTGCAGTGGAGATTTAGGATTTAGTGCGGCAAAAACTTATGATTTGGAAGTTTGGGTTCCAAGTCAAGGAAAATACAGAGAAATTTCTTCTTGCTCAAATACAGAGGACTTTCAAGCTAGACGTGCAATGATTAAATACAGGGAAAAAGAAACAGGAAAGAGCCATTTTGTACATACTCTGAATGGATCTGGGCTTGCTGTAGGACGAACATTGCTTGCAATTATGGAAAATTATCAGCAGGATGACGGAACTATAAAAGTTCCAGAAGTATTAGTGCCTTATATGGGTGGAATGACAGTTATAAAATAA
- the whiA gene encoding DNA-binding protein WhiA, with product MSYSANVKREIFNLENSDKDAVYAELFGIFIAKNVITEHGIYFSTENVSLAKRIYSNLRAVTNIPIQLKYVISKRLGTHKMYEVILFPTQHNQKEYKSFLKKIYFHKNFSVVENEKQLSGIIRGFFLSCGYIKSPEKAYAMDFFVDTEDSATYLYYLFKQMGKKVFQTEKKNKSLVYLRNSEDILDIIFLIGGINSFFEFEEVTINKEIRNKINRNMNWEIANETKKLSASEKQIRMIKVIDEKMGLSELTDVLSKTARVRMENQEMSLQELADLMEISKSGIKNRFRRLETIYKGLIEN from the coding sequence ATGTCGTATTCAGCAAATGTAAAAAGAGAAATCTTCAACTTGGAAAATTCAGATAAGGATGCTGTTTATGCAGAACTTTTTGGAATTTTTATTGCAAAGAATGTAATTACAGAACATGGAATTTATTTCAGCACTGAAAATGTCTCGCTTGCTAAAAGAATTTATTCAAATTTAAGGGCAGTAACAAATATCCCAATTCAACTAAAATACGTTATTAGTAAACGCCTTGGAACACACAAAATGTATGAAGTGATACTTTTTCCCACTCAGCACAATCAGAAGGAATACAAATCATTTTTAAAAAAAATCTATTTTCACAAAAATTTTTCAGTTGTGGAGAATGAAAAACAGCTATCGGGTATAATTAGAGGCTTTTTTCTTAGTTGTGGATATATAAAGTCTCCAGAAAAGGCTTATGCAATGGATTTTTTTGTGGATACTGAAGATTCTGCCACTTATTTGTATTATTTGTTTAAACAGATGGGGAAAAAGGTTTTTCAGACAGAGAAAAAAAATAAGAGCCTTGTTTATTTAAGAAATTCAGAAGACATTTTAGATATAATTTTTTTAATTGGGGGAATAAATTCGTTTTTTGAATTTGAAGAAGTTACGATAAATAAGGAAATTCGGAATAAAATTAATAGAAACATGAACTGGGAAATAGCAAATGAAACTAAAAAACTGTCCGCTTCTGAAAAGCAGATTCGCATGATAAAAGTAATTGATGAAAAAATGGGGCTTTCAGAATTAACAGATGTGCTAAGTAAAACTGCGAGAGTCCGAATGGAAAATCAAGAAATGTCCCTGCAGGAACTGGCAGACTTAATGGAAATTTCCAAATCTGGAATAAAAAACAGATTTAGACGGCTAGAAACAATTTACAAAGGACTGATAGAAAACTAA
- a CDS encoding glutaredoxin family protein: MFWRNGFKAGAVTNKIFGLVIIILGVFFVSQINYSAGNNQAKKVKIEYFGRKDCKNCVNLEKFLKELSTKRDDFEYVEHKIDESKENKAFFDETTSKLKLVKGTPIIYIDGHIIQGFNTAETTGKEIENLINSGKTKDKVLSLKEYLKSGQAENGNVSSNGAVCTGDSVCEIPGLTKGAENQVLVNIPIINKTIDLTNYSLLTMSIILGTIDGFNPCAMWVLVLFLTALIAVGNKVKMFRVAGLFIFAEAIMYFLILNAWIYTWDFVGLDKWVTPIVGIVGIIGGIFFIKNYLKKGDTLECEVTNLEQRAKISRKIKDIANKPFTLLTALGIIGLALSVNVIEFACSVGIPQTYTKILQINDVSFWARQFYTIIYIIGYMIDDIIVFGLALLSVNQLQLTTKYSKWVNLFGGILMIILGLILLLKPSLLIM, from the coding sequence ATGTTTTGGAGAAATGGTTTTAAGGCTGGAGCGGTAACGAATAAAATTTTCGGGCTAGTAATTATAATTTTGGGTGTATTTTTTGTAAGCCAGATTAATTATTCTGCTGGAAATAATCAGGCAAAAAAAGTAAAAATTGAGTATTTTGGGAGAAAAGACTGTAAAAATTGTGTAAACTTAGAGAAATTTCTGAAAGAATTGTCAACAAAAAGAGACGATTTTGAATATGTGGAGCATAAAATTGATGAAAGTAAGGAAAATAAGGCATTTTTTGATGAAACTACGTCCAAGCTGAAACTCGTCAAAGGGACTCCAATTATTTATATTGACGGACATATCATTCAAGGATTTAATACGGCGGAAACTACTGGAAAGGAAATTGAAAATCTTATAAATTCTGGAAAGACAAAAGATAAAGTTCTGAGCTTGAAAGAATATTTAAAAAGCGGACAGGCTGAAAATGGGAATGTGAGCAGCAACGGTGCAGTATGTACTGGAGATTCCGTCTGTGAAATTCCAGGACTTACAAAAGGTGCTGAAAATCAGGTGCTTGTAAATATTCCGATTATTAACAAAACAATTGACTTAACAAATTACTCCTTATTGACAATGTCAATAATATTAGGAACAATTGATGGATTCAATCCTTGTGCAATGTGGGTTCTTGTTTTATTTTTGACGGCATTAATTGCAGTTGGAAATAAAGTGAAAATGTTTAGAGTGGCTGGACTGTTTATTTTTGCAGAAGCTATAATGTATTTTTTGATTTTGAATGCGTGGATTTACACGTGGGATTTTGTAGGTCTGGATAAATGGGTAACTCCAATTGTCGGAATTGTTGGAATTATCGGCGGAATTTTCTTTATAAAAAATTATTTGAAAAAAGGCGATACATTGGAATGTGAAGTGACAAACTTGGAACAAAGAGCCAAAATTTCCAGAAAAATAAAGGATATAGCTAACAAGCCATTTACATTGCTAACCGCACTGGGAATAATCGGATTGGCATTGTCTGTAAATGTAATAGAATTTGCCTGTTCAGTTGGGATTCCTCAAACTTATACAAAAATTTTACAAATAAACGATGTATCTTTTTGGGCAAGACAATTTTACACAATTATTTATATAATTGGATATATGATTGATGATATAATTGTTTTTGGACTGGCGTTACTAAGTGTAAATCAATTACAATTAACTACAAAATATTCAAAATGGGTAAATTTATTTGGTGGAATTCTAATGATAATTTTAGGATTGATATTGTTATTGAAGCCAAGTTTGCTAATAATGTAA
- a CDS encoding GH25 family lysozyme, translated as MGKFIKFLIIMVIFGGIAGFLEFNGYLYHNDVLAKLAGYKVQGLDISHHQEKVNWTRVDKKYKFIILKATEGQNFLDTDFLYNWNNARLNGFVVGAYHFFTMTSSGEAQADFYISKVPDSDKTLPPMIDLEISTKKYKKSDVMKHLKDMVEKLERHYKKRVIFYVNYNTYNAYIKGEFLENKIWITDYKYFPKIAEDNRWVIWQVSRRGRIDGIPGFTDKNVLRKGLTVEDLINKNKLK; from the coding sequence ATGGGAAAATTTATAAAATTTTTGATAATTATGGTAATTTTTGGAGGTATAGCAGGGTTTTTGGAATTTAACGGATATTTGTATCATAATGATGTTTTAGCGAAGTTAGCCGGATACAAGGTTCAAGGACTGGATATTTCCCATCATCAGGAAAAAGTGAACTGGACTCGTGTGGATAAAAAGTACAAATTTATTATTTTGAAGGCGACAGAAGGGCAGAATTTCCTTGATACAGATTTTTTATACAACTGGAATAATGCCAGATTAAATGGCTTTGTAGTGGGAGCATATCATTTTTTTACAATGACGAGTAGCGGAGAAGCACAAGCTGATTTTTACATAAGTAAAGTGCCTGATTCTGATAAAACATTGCCACCAATGATTGATTTGGAAATATCTACAAAAAAATATAAAAAATCAGATGTAATGAAACATTTAAAAGATATGGTTGAAAAACTGGAAAGACATTACAAGAAAAGAGTAATTTTCTATGTAAACTATAACACTTATAATGCATATATAAAAGGTGAATTTCTTGAAAACAAAATTTGGATTACAGATTATAAATATTTTCCTAAAATAGCGGAAGATAACAGATGGGTAATCTGGCAAGTGTCAAGACGTGGAAGAATTGATGGTATTCCAGGATTTACAGATAAAAATGTACTTAGAAAAGGGTTGACAGTAGAAGATTTGATAAATAAAAATAAGCTGAAATAA
- a CDS encoding toxin-antitoxin system YwqK family antitoxin, producing MKKISNKKILLIAGMIVLSAVSYGKDIFANYGTSFGKVNLSKVSSISPEDAKRIDSNTYQLTGSGEYRITDEGKRKLVVNLNNGTLNGKYDEYYANGTRFTLGNYNNGKKEGDWMVYTENGKLWKKYQYKNDQLSGNYTSYYAKTGAQEVVGSYIDGKMTGTWTEYYENGARKSQGNYSDNQKNGLFTEWNSNGTKKSEINYVNDEINGKMNVYYENGRLLYEANMSGETGTVKGYYTNGNLGFDGSIRGRKRTGTWTYYDKSGNARTVNY from the coding sequence ATGAAAAAAATAAGTAACAAAAAAATATTATTAATCGCTGGAATGATAGTATTGTCAGCAGTTTCTTACGGAAAAGATATATTTGCAAATTATGGAACAAGTTTTGGAAAAGTCAATTTATCAAAAGTAAGCTCTATAAGTCCAGAAGATGCAAAAAGAATTGACTCGAATACTTATCAGCTTACAGGAAGTGGAGAATACAGAATAACAGATGAAGGTAAAAGAAAACTTGTTGTCAATCTAAACAACGGAACATTAAACGGAAAATATGATGAATATTATGCCAACGGAACAAGATTTACACTAGGAAATTACAATAATGGAAAAAAAGAAGGAGACTGGATGGTCTATACTGAAAATGGAAAATTATGGAAAAAATATCAGTATAAAAATGACCAGCTAAGTGGAAATTATACATCATATTATGCCAAAACAGGAGCTCAGGAAGTCGTAGGAAGCTATATTGACGGAAAAATGACTGGAACTTGGACAGAATACTATGAAAACGGTGCAAGAAAATCACAAGGAAATTATTCAGATAATCAAAAAAATGGATTATTTACTGAATGGAATTCGAATGGAACAAAAAAATCTGAAATTAACTATGTAAATGATGAAATAAATGGGAAAATGAACGTTTACTACGAAAATGGAAGACTTTTGTATGAAGCAAATATGAGTGGAGAAACTGGAACAGTAAAAGGTTATTACACAAATGGAAATCTTGGATTTGATGGAAGCATTAGGGGAAGAAAAAGAACAGGAACTTGGACTTATTATGATAAATCAGGAAATGCCAGAACAGTAAATTATTAG
- the acpS gene encoding holo-ACP synthase, giving the protein MEIYGIGTDIIEISRIEKAINQTALFKKKVYTEKEIEHIEKKKNPYASYAGRFAAKEAVSKAFGTGVYGFSLSDIEILNDERGKPYVTLYNAIEEKAQGLVIQISISHSREYAVSTVMIYKK; this is encoded by the coding sequence GGAACGGATATTATCGAAATATCACGAATTGAAAAGGCAATTAATCAGACAGCTTTGTTTAAGAAAAAAGTTTATACTGAAAAGGAAATTGAGCATATTGAGAAAAAGAAAAATCCATATGCCAGTTATGCAGGCAGATTTGCGGCAAAAGAAGCTGTTTCCAAAGCATTTGGAACAGGAGTTTATGGTTTTTCGCTAAGTGATATTGAGATTTTGAATGATGAGAGGGGAAAGCCTTATGTTACGCTGTATAATGCGATAGAGGAAAAGGCACAAGGCTTGGTAATACAGATTAGTATTTCGCATAGCAGGGAATATGCGGTCAGTACAGTTATGATTTACAAAAAATAA